Proteins encoded in a region of the Longimicrobiales bacterium genome:
- a CDS encoding 3-hydroxybutyryl-CoA dehydrogenase: protein MAEPMRAAVVGAGTMGNGIAHVFAQQGYPVTLIDVSREQLAKAQQTIDANLDRQVKKGKLDAAAKDATLARLSVDNRMDGAAGCGIVVEAVPENADLKRTILTGLDEVAPNAILASNTSSISITELARHVAHPERVIGMHFMNPVPVMQLVEVIRGLQTSEETTHTVMELARALGKTPVEVNDFPGFVSNRVLMPMINEAVYCLMEGVAVPDAIDTVMKLGMNHPMGPLALADLIGLDTCQNILEVLHRDLGDDKYRPCPLLKKYVAAGWLGRKTGRGFYRYDA, encoded by the coding sequence ATGGCTGAACCGATGCGCGCCGCGGTGGTCGGTGCGGGCACGATGGGCAACGGCATTGCGCACGTGTTCGCGCAGCAGGGCTACCCCGTCACGCTGATCGACGTGAGTCGCGAGCAGCTCGCGAAGGCGCAGCAGACGATCGACGCGAACCTGGACCGGCAGGTGAAGAAGGGGAAGCTGGATGCTGCCGCGAAGGACGCGACGCTCGCCCGGCTCAGCGTCGACAACCGCATGGACGGCGCGGCCGGCTGCGGCATCGTCGTCGAGGCGGTGCCGGAGAACGCGGACCTGAAGCGCACCATCCTGACCGGCCTCGACGAGGTTGCGCCGAACGCGATCCTGGCGTCCAACACGTCCTCGATCTCGATCACGGAGCTCGCCCGGCACGTCGCGCACCCCGAGCGCGTGATCGGGATGCACTTCATGAATCCGGTGCCGGTCATGCAGCTCGTCGAGGTGATCCGCGGACTGCAGACGTCGGAGGAAACGACGCACACGGTGATGGAGCTGGCGCGCGCGCTCGGCAAGACGCCCGTCGAGGTCAACGACTTCCCCGGCTTCGTGTCGAACCGCGTGCTCATGCCGATGATCAACGAGGCCGTCTACTGCCTGATGGAAGGCGTGGCCGTGCCGGACGCGATCGACACCGTCATGAAGCTCGGCATGAACCACCCGATGGGCCCGCTCGCACTTGCCGACCTGATCGGCCTCGACACCTGCCAGAACATTCTCGAGGTGCTGCACCGCGATCTCGGCGACGACAAGTACCGCCCCTGTCCGCTGCTGAAGAAGTACGTCGCCGCAGGCTGGCTCGGTCGCAAGACGGGCCGCGGCTTCTACCGCTACGATGCCTGA
- a CDS encoding type II CAAX endopeptidase family protein, whose translation MLNGRVSGGLARIALFVVLFMVLSILLAGVLAGAGISLEGRERLLATSIALLAAVVVGAALLHWLDDRSPAALGFPLNAAGAKELGLGTGIGVAGLAIAAVVLLALGKLAYGPDGGAAGTWVTIVAGDFALFLVAAASEEAMFRGYPFQVMAQRFGPAVATVVTSIAFAFAHGQNPNVTVFGLVNIFLAGVLLAIAYLKTLSLWFATGVHVGWNWAMASLFDLPVSGIPWFDTPLYEPVVGTPAWLTGGAFGPEAGLVGTIGFGLALLAVLRLRSVRIAESTSALRPLALANATPNGWNTADGGNITPATYDDRVESSTGEGGRTDG comes from the coding sequence ATGCTGAACGGCCGTGTGAGCGGAGGCCTGGCGCGCATCGCCCTGTTCGTCGTGCTCTTCATGGTGCTCTCGATTCTGCTCGCCGGCGTTCTCGCCGGCGCGGGGATCAGCCTGGAGGGGCGCGAGCGGCTGCTCGCGACGTCGATCGCACTGCTCGCGGCCGTGGTGGTCGGTGCGGCATTGCTCCACTGGCTGGATGACCGGAGCCCGGCCGCGCTCGGCTTCCCGCTGAATGCTGCCGGTGCGAAGGAGCTGGGGCTCGGCACCGGCATTGGCGTGGCCGGTCTCGCGATCGCGGCCGTCGTGCTGCTCGCACTCGGCAAGCTCGCCTACGGTCCGGACGGCGGCGCGGCCGGCACCTGGGTGACCATCGTCGCAGGAGACTTCGCGCTGTTCCTGGTCGCGGCCGCGTCCGAGGAAGCGATGTTCCGCGGCTACCCGTTCCAGGTCATGGCGCAGCGCTTCGGTCCCGCGGTCGCGACGGTGGTGACGAGCATCGCGTTCGCGTTTGCGCACGGGCAGAACCCGAACGTCACGGTGTTCGGACTCGTCAACATCTTCCTGGCCGGCGTGCTGCTCGCGATCGCCTACCTGAAGACGCTCAGTCTCTGGTTCGCGACCGGTGTGCACGTCGGCTGGAACTGGGCGATGGCGTCGCTCTTCGATCTGCCCGTGAGCGGGATCCCCTGGTTCGACACGCCGCTCTACGAGCCGGTGGTGGGCACGCCGGCATGGCTGACCGGCGGCGCGTTCGGCCCCGAAGCAGGCCTCGTCGGCACGATCGGCTTCGGCCTCGCGCTTCTGGCCGTGCTCAGGCTGCGCAGCGTGCGGATCGCGGAGTCGACGAGCGCGCTCCGGCCGCTGGCGCTCGCGAACGCAACGCCGAACGGATGGAACACCGCGGACGGCGGAAACATCACGCCAGCGACGTACGACGACAGAGTGGAAAGCAGCACGGGTGAGGGAGGCAGAACGGATGGCTGA
- a CDS encoding biotin transporter BioY — protein sequence MTQILLTARRAAALEVVPNRNARRVFAVAVFVMLTALGAYAAVPMPGSAVPVTLQTLFVSLAGVLLGARLGAVAMTTYVLIGLMGAPVFSLGFGGPAVLLGPTGGYLLAFPLAAAVTGMLAPRRDATSPLATLRLGVAILLGTFVVFAGGFAQLALLLGDPLRAFAVGVVPFLIGDVVKTLLALLIARRLRNRTLGLL from the coding sequence ATGACGCAGATTCTCCTGACCGCCCGCCGCGCCGCCGCTCTCGAGGTGGTGCCGAACCGGAACGCGCGCCGCGTGTTCGCGGTCGCCGTGTTCGTGATGCTGACGGCGCTGGGCGCGTACGCCGCGGTGCCAATGCCCGGCAGTGCAGTGCCGGTGACGCTGCAGACGCTCTTCGTCTCGCTTGCGGGTGTGCTGCTCGGCGCGCGCCTTGGTGCGGTCGCGATGACGACCTACGTGCTGATCGGCCTGATGGGTGCGCCGGTCTTCTCGCTCGGCTTCGGCGGGCCTGCCGTGCTGCTCGGGCCGACCGGCGGTTACCTGCTCGCGTTCCCGCTGGCGGCTGCGGTGACCGGCATGCTCGCACCGCGCCGTGATGCGACGTCGCCGCTCGCGACGCTCCGGCTCGGCGTCGCGATCCTGCTCGGCACGTTCGTCGTGTTTGCCGGCGGCTTCGCGCAGCTCGCGCTGCTGCTCGGCGATCCGTTGCGCGCGTTCGCCGTCGGCGTCGTGCCGTTCCTCATCGGCGACGTCGTCAAGACACTGCTCGCGCTACTCATTGCGCGGCGGCTGCGTAACCGGACCCTCGGGCTGCTCTAG